The following proteins come from a genomic window of Paenibacillus spongiae:
- the queE gene encoding 7-carboxy-7-deazaguanine synthase QueE: protein MSAARVPVMEVFGPTVQGEGMVIGQKTMFVRTAGCDYSCSWCDSAFTWDGTGKQDIRMLTAEEIVAELFEVGGDTFSHVTISGGNPALIGGMHELVDLLHTRGIRVALETQGSRWQDWFLTIDELTLSPKPPSSGMSTDWDVLDGIIEKLTQAGRNFSLKVVVFDELDLQYAVKVHQRYPGCTFYVQAGNDDLTESDQEVLIKRLVKRYEWLIDAVMASRELKSVRVLPQLHSWVWGNRRGV from the coding sequence ATGAGCGCGGCACGCGTACCGGTGATGGAAGTATTCGGCCCGACCGTTCAAGGCGAGGGAATGGTTATCGGACAGAAAACGATGTTCGTGCGCACGGCGGGCTGCGACTATTCGTGCTCCTGGTGCGATTCTGCTTTTACATGGGATGGGACGGGAAAACAGGATATTCGCATGCTGACGGCCGAGGAGATTGTTGCCGAGCTCTTCGAGGTCGGCGGAGATACCTTCTCCCATGTGACGATTTCCGGCGGGAATCCTGCGTTAATCGGAGGCATGCATGAATTGGTCGATTTGCTCCATACTAGGGGGATAAGGGTAGCCTTGGAAACGCAGGGCAGCCGCTGGCAGGACTGGTTCCTAACCATCGATGAGCTGACGCTGTCGCCGAAACCGCCAAGCTCAGGTATGAGCACCGATTGGGATGTGCTGGATGGTATCATCGAAAAGCTGACTCAAGCAGGTAGGAACTTCAGCCTGAAGGTTGTCGTGTTCGATGAGCTCGATTTGCAGTATGCGGTGAAGGTCCATCAGCGTTATCCCGGATGTACATTTTATGTGCAAGCGGGGAATGATGATTTGACCGAGAGCGATCAGGAAGTTTTGATAAAAAGGCTTGTGAAGCGGTATGAGTGGCTGATTGATGCTGTTATGGCATCGAGGGAGTTAAAGAGTGTTCGGGTGCTTCCGCAGCTGCATTCCTGGGTTTGGGGGAATAGGCGTGGGGTTTGA
- a CDS encoding type I restriction-modification system subunit M, translating to MAKKTVVQEQSLESILWNCRNALRGTVGGNEKNRDAVMGLVFLKFAGDKFEKRREEIKAQYGDVPAFLEKASFYLSENVFYLSETSRWSYIVMNASSDEIAVILDKAMADIEDKNKSLKGALPQNFYATLGARSASIKGLIDEINKIDEKKFQDKDLIGRVYEYFLQVFAMDAGQGAEKGEFYTPASIVNLIAELIEPYSGRVYDPCCGSGGMFVQSVKFVERHNGNRLKISVIGQESNPDTWRLAKMNLAIRGISYHLGDRAISTFIDDRHKDDKVDFIMANPPFNLKNWRGKDELTDDYRWRGYDVPPVSNANYAWVLHMLAKLDVTNGIAGFLLSNGALNAGGEEYKIRKQLIENDKLEAIIVLPREMFYSTDISVTLWIVNNNKKARMLNGRELRDRQNEVLFIDLRRWNENVYEKKYVMFDEEQIANIKKIYTDWQNADKSAYTDMPELCKSAKLEEIRVRNYSLAPSKYIEFIDHDLEIDYAAEMARIQGEMREILKAEKASQTMLETAFKGIGYGIE from the coding sequence ATGGCAAAAAAAACTGTAGTGCAGGAACAATCGCTTGAAAGCATTTTATGGAATTGCCGGAATGCCCTTAGGGGAACTGTGGGCGGAAACGAAAAAAACCGCGACGCCGTCATGGGCTTGGTATTTCTGAAATTCGCCGGAGATAAATTTGAAAAACGGCGCGAGGAAATAAAGGCGCAGTACGGTGATGTACCTGCGTTCCTTGAAAAAGCCTCTTTCTACCTTTCTGAAAATGTGTTCTATTTGAGCGAAACTTCACGCTGGTCTTACATCGTAATGAACGCCAGCTCGGACGAAATCGCCGTTATTTTGGACAAGGCTATGGCAGATATTGAAGATAAGAATAAATCCTTAAAAGGCGCACTGCCGCAGAACTTCTATGCGACGCTTGGTGCTAGAAGTGCATCTATTAAAGGGCTGATCGACGAAATTAACAAGATAGATGAGAAGAAATTTCAGGACAAAGACCTCATCGGAAGGGTATATGAATACTTCTTACAGGTATTTGCCATGGACGCCGGTCAGGGTGCCGAAAAAGGTGAATTCTATACTCCCGCAAGCATCGTTAACCTTATCGCCGAACTCATAGAGCCGTATAGTGGACGCGTTTACGATCCCTGCTGTGGAAGCGGCGGCATGTTTGTGCAGTCAGTTAAGTTTGTGGAACGGCACAATGGCAATCGATTGAAAATCTCCGTCATTGGGCAGGAGTCTAATCCCGATACATGGCGGCTGGCAAAAATGAATCTGGCTATACGGGGTATTTCCTATCACCTCGGCGATAGGGCAATTTCAACATTTATTGACGACCGCCACAAGGATGACAAGGTGGATTTCATCATGGCAAATCCACCGTTTAATCTGAAAAACTGGCGAGGCAAGGACGAACTCACCGACGATTACCGCTGGAGAGGCTATGATGTACCTCCCGTTTCCAACGCTAACTATGCGTGGGTGCTGCATATGCTCGCTAAACTTGACGTGACAAATGGTATTGCGGGCTTTCTGCTCTCAAACGGTGCTTTGAACGCAGGTGGTGAGGAATACAAAATTCGCAAACAGCTTATTGAAAACGACAAACTGGAGGCAATTATTGTTCTTCCTCGTGAGATGTTCTACTCGACGGATATTTCGGTTACGCTTTGGATTGTCAATAACAACAAAAAGGCTCGGATGCTGAACGGTCGTGAGTTGCGCGACCGACAGAATGAGGTGTTGTTTATTGACTTACGTCGATGGAATGAGAATGTCTATGAGAAAAAGTATGTGATGTTCGACGAGGAGCAGATTGCCAACATCAAGAAGATTTACACAGACTGGCAGAATGCAGATAAATCGGCTTATACCGATATGCCGGAACTCTGCAAATCGGCTAAGTTGGAAGAAATCCGAGTACGGAACTACTCCCTCGCGCCAAGCAA
- a CDS encoding N-6 DNA methylase — translation MLVLNKKKEPARKGKVQIIDASSFGERKRGVTVLSSLEIEQILDFYSGLKEDKKLSRILDVFEIRENNYNLLPGSYVQMEDAESVIGDV, via the coding sequence ATGCTTGTTCTAAACAAGAAGAAAGAACCTGCTCGTAAAGGTAAGGTACAAATCATAGATGCCTCATCGTTTGGTGAAAGAAAACGAGGTGTGACGGTTCTTTCTAGTCTCGAGATTGAACAGATACTAGATTTTTACTCTGGCTTGAAAGAGGATAAGAAGCTAAGTCGAATCTTAGATGTGTTTGAGATTCGGGAGAATAATTATAATTTGTTACCTGGTTCTTATGTGCAGATGGAGGATGCAGAATCAGTCATAGGGGACGTATAA